A single genomic interval of Campylobacterota bacterium harbors:
- the gltX gene encoding glutamate--tRNA ligase, whose product MVVTRFAPSPTGYLHIGGLRTALLSYLWARRNNGKFLLRIEDTDFSRNDEAAARAIVEAFKWVGLEHDGEIEYQSSRLAIYQEYAQKLLDEGKAYRCYMSKEELEALREEQTARKERPKYDNRYRDFTGTPPEGREAVIRIKAPLSGTLTVRDGVKGDVVFNVEDILDDFIIARADGTPTYNFVVAVDDALMGVTDVIRGDDHLSNTPKQMVVYEALGFAVPKFYHVPMIHNSEGKKLSKRDGATDVMAYKDLGYLPEALLNFLVRLGWSHGDQEIFSLPEMLELFDPSDINRSASVYNVEKLDWLNAHYIKNTPNDKLCELLEFHGVMLVSHDKREILLDAVKERSKTLVEMAALINEIINRPADFDEAAMKKAYKEESPEILRTFAAALKASEALHLPSDYHHVMDQVVAQMGIGFGKIGQPLRLALMGRLAGPGLDSVMAIIGLDETLARIDALLQR is encoded by the coding sequence ATGGTTGTGACCAGATTTGCCCCCAGCCCCACCGGATATTTGCATATCGGCGGTTTGCGCACCGCGTTGCTCAGCTACCTGTGGGCGCGACGCAACAACGGAAAGTTTCTGCTGCGGATCGAAGACACCGATTTCAGCCGTAACGACGAAGCGGCGGCGCGTGCCATCGTCGAAGCATTCAAATGGGTCGGATTGGAGCATGACGGGGAGATCGAATACCAGTCTTCGCGCCTCGCGATCTATCAGGAGTATGCCCAGAAACTTCTGGACGAGGGGAAAGCCTATCGCTGCTACATGTCCAAAGAAGAGCTCGAAGCGCTTCGCGAAGAGCAGACCGCACGCAAAGAACGGCCTAAATACGACAACCGTTACCGCGATTTTACCGGCACCCCTCCCGAAGGGCGCGAAGCGGTCATCCGGATCAAAGCCCCGCTGAGCGGAACCCTTACCGTGCGTGACGGGGTCAAAGGGGATGTCGTCTTCAACGTCGAAGACATCCTGGACGATTTCATCATAGCCCGTGCCGACGGAACGCCGACGTACAATTTCGTCGTCGCGGTCGACGACGCGCTGATGGGGGTCACCGACGTCATCCGCGGGGACGACCATCTCTCCAATACCCCCAAACAGATGGTGGTTTACGAGGCACTGGGGTTTGCCGTTCCGAAGTTCTACCACGTTCCGATGATCCACAACAGCGAAGGGAAAAAACTCTCCAAACGCGACGGTGCGACCGACGTCATGGCGTATAAAGATCTGGGGTATCTTCCCGAAGCGCTGCTTAATTTCCTCGTCCGGCTGGGATGGAGCCACGGGGACCAGGAGATCTTCTCTCTCCCGGAGATGCTGGAACTCTTCGATCCCAGCGACATCAACCGTTCGGCATCGGTCTATAACGTCGAAAAACTCGACTGGCTCAATGCCCACTACATCAAAAACACCCCCAACGACAAGCTGTGCGAGCTGCTTGAATTCCACGGGGTGATGCTGGTCAGCCACGACAAGCGCGAAATTCTCCTCGATGCGGTCAAAGAGCGTTCCAAAACCCTCGTCGAGATGGCGGCTCTCATCAACGAGATCATCAACCGTCCGGCCGACTTCGACGAAGCGGCGATGAAAAAAGCCTATAAGGAGGAGAGCCCCGAAATCCTCCGTACGTTCGCCGCCGCCCTTAAAGCCTCCGAGGCGCTCCATCTCCCCAGCGACTACCACCACGTGATGGATCAGGTGGTCGCTCAGATGGGGATCGGATTCGGCAAAATCGGTCAGCCGCTTCGCCTGGCGCTGATGGGACGCCTGGCGGGCCCGGGTCTGGACAGCGTGATGGCGATCATCGGGCTGGACGAAACCCTCGCGCGCATCGACGCGCTTCTTCAGCGGTAA
- a CDS encoding MqnA/MqnD/SBP family protein translates to MIFGKIDFLNLLPFHVFIKRYARTLRFHQILHYHRGVPSALNRDFAMRRIDAAFISSITAKNCRHFGVGIVAQKEVLSVLSLPSNTLKKDADSATSNRLSQILGTDGEVLIGDKALRYYYGGGEHSDLGGLWHEKTGLPFVFALLCTHEHPDELKRLSRAFVKTRIRIPYYILNEAARKSGLTPKQITHYLTYISYRVGEKEKRGLKRFVKEAKERNLSPSLREIRYR, encoded by the coding sequence GTGATCTTCGGAAAAATCGATTTTTTGAACCTTTTGCCCTTCCACGTTTTTATCAAACGCTACGCACGGACGCTCCGGTTCCATCAGATTCTCCACTACCACCGGGGGGTCCCCTCGGCCCTTAACCGCGATTTTGCCATGCGGCGGATCGACGCGGCGTTCATCTCGAGCATCACCGCCAAAAACTGTCGCCATTTCGGCGTCGGGATCGTGGCGCAAAAAGAGGTGTTGAGCGTCCTCTCCCTCCCCTCGAACACCCTCAAAAAAGATGCCGATTCGGCGACCTCCAACCGTCTTTCCCAGATACTCGGAACCGACGGGGAAGTGCTGATCGGGGACAAGGCGCTGCGCTATTACTACGGCGGCGGCGAACACTCCGATCTGGGCGGGCTCTGGCACGAGAAAACGGGGCTCCCTTTTGTCTTTGCCCTTTTATGCACCCATGAGCACCCCGACGAGCTCAAGCGCCTCAGTCGCGCATTCGTCAAAACCAGAATCCGCATTCCGTACTACATTTTGAACGAAGCCGCCCGCAAAAGCGGGCTGACGCCCAAACAGATCACCCATTATCTGACCTACATCAGCTACCGCGTCGGCGAAAAAGAGAAAAGAGGCTTGAAAAGGTTTGTGAAGGAAGCGAAGGAGAGAAACCTCTCCCCCAGCCTGCGGGAGATTCGTTACCGCTGA
- a CDS encoding MoaD/ThiS family protein, whose amino-acid sequence MVTIEFLGPIAKAPLSLEAASLRDVADALKNDADVSDWLESCAVAVNDALVATLDTPLQPGDKVSLLPPVCGG is encoded by the coding sequence ATGGTCACCATCGAATTTCTAGGACCCATCGCAAAGGCTCCGCTGAGTCTTGAGGCCGCATCGCTGCGCGACGTCGCCGATGCGCTGAAAAACGACGCGGATGTTTCGGACTGGCTCGAATCATGTGCCGTTGCGGTCAACGACGCCCTCGTCGCAACGCTGGATACGCCGCTTCAGCCGGGAGACAAAGTGTCGCTTCTCCCGCCGGTTTGCGGAGGCTGA
- a CDS encoding molybdenum cofactor biosynthesis protein MoaE: MLELYDGPLNVPEILTRWYAEESANNYGAYIPFVGTVREEDGIEGLSFDVYEPILASWFDAWRAKAAPMGATLKMAHSRGDVMVHESSYIAAVFSPKRRVALETIEAFVEDFKASAPIWKYDLKNGERLYARDRSTPIQGSGLLGGKS, encoded by the coding sequence GTGCTCGAACTCTACGACGGTCCTCTCAACGTTCCCGAAATCCTGACCCGCTGGTATGCGGAGGAATCGGCAAACAATTACGGCGCCTACATCCCTTTTGTCGGAACGGTGCGCGAAGAAGACGGTATCGAAGGACTCAGTTTCGACGTCTACGAACCGATACTCGCATCGTGGTTCGATGCGTGGAGAGCCAAAGCCGCTCCGATGGGGGCAACCCTCAAAATGGCCCACAGCCGGGGGGACGTGATGGTACACGAATCGTCCTACATCGCCGCCGTGTTTTCCCCTAAACGCCGCGTCGCGCTGGAGACGATCGAAGCGTTCGTCGAAGACTTCAAGGCTTCCGCGCCGATCTGGAAATACGATCTTAAAAACGGCGAACGCCTCTACGCCCGTGACCGATCGACCCCGATTCAGGGTTCGGGCCTTCTGGGGGGAAAATCGTGA
- the glp gene encoding gephyrin-like molybdotransferase Glp — MISYETSQNMLSLLGVGSVRSERVFLSHALGRILAEDIVASEDYPAHPTSAMDGYAIRHADLAEFDTLVIEGDNPAGSEKIGSVIAGMCIKTFTGSLMPEGSDTLIPIENVRVSEGEIVIEKPVPIGFAVRPVGESYRCGETLIERGTRLGFAQIGVLAGINRVMVSVAQRPKVAVLATGSEILDIGEESRHAGQIRSSNSYTLQALIEQSGGECVQLGIVGDDKKAIEQRFEEALRSADIVVTTGGVSVGDYDFVKHIIPRLGADVIFKGVNIKPGQHVLVAQRGEKFIVALPGFAYSSTVTFILYAAPLIARMSGVENPFEPIEATLKTTFAKRSNKSEFAACNLTFSDGRYWVDFEGKKSGSSAILTNLLGNSGLMICGEEDSELEAGTQVRVIKL, encoded by the coding sequence ATGATCTCGTACGAGACGTCGCAGAACATGCTCTCGCTGCTGGGAGTGGGGAGCGTTCGGAGCGAGCGGGTTTTTCTCAGTCATGCGCTGGGCCGCATTCTGGCCGAGGACATTGTAGCGTCTGAGGATTATCCCGCCCATCCGACCTCGGCGATGGACGGTTATGCGATCCGGCATGCCGATCTGGCCGAATTCGACACCCTTGTAATCGAAGGGGACAATCCGGCCGGTAGCGAAAAAATCGGCAGCGTGATCGCCGGGATGTGCATCAAGACGTTTACCGGTTCGTTGATGCCCGAAGGTTCCGATACCCTGATCCCGATCGAAAACGTACGGGTGAGCGAAGGGGAAATCGTGATCGAAAAACCGGTTCCGATCGGGTTTGCCGTTCGTCCGGTAGGGGAAAGTTACCGCTGCGGTGAAACCCTTATCGAACGGGGGACCCGTCTGGGATTTGCCCAGATCGGTGTCCTGGCGGGAATCAACCGTGTGATGGTAAGCGTCGCGCAGCGCCCGAAAGTGGCCGTATTGGCCACCGGAAGCGAAATCCTCGATATCGGGGAAGAGTCGCGTCATGCCGGGCAGATCCGCAGCTCCAACAGTTATACCCTCCAGGCCCTCATCGAGCAGTCCGGGGGAGAATGCGTTCAGCTGGGAATCGTAGGGGATGACAAAAAAGCGATTGAGCAGCGGTTCGAAGAGGCGCTTCGCTCTGCCGATATCGTCGTGACGACGGGGGGAGTGAGCGTCGGGGATTACGATTTTGTCAAGCATATCATCCCTCGGCTGGGAGCCGATGTGATCTTCAAGGGGGTCAACATCAAGCCCGGACAACACGTGCTGGTCGCGCAGCGCGGCGAGAAATTCATCGTCGCACTCCCCGGCTTCGCCTACTCCTCGACGGTGACGTTCATCCTGTACGCCGCTCCGCTGATTGCGCGGATGAGCGGGGTCGAAAACCCGTTCGAGCCGATTGAGGCGACCCTGAAGACCACGTTTGCGAAGCGTTCGAACAAAAGCGAATTTGCCGCATGCAACCTGACTTTTTCCGACGGGCGCTACTGGGTCGATTTCGAAGGGAAAAAGAGCGGAAGTTCGGCGATTCTGACCAATCTGCTTGGGAATTCGGGACTGATGATCTGCGGTGAAGAGGACAGCGAACTCGAAGCCGGAACGCAGGTCCGCGTTATTAAACTCTAA
- a CDS encoding MFS transporter — MFKTVLPLSAILSLRFFGLFLVLPVLSAYALHLEGATPFLIGVIVGGYALTQAIFQIPFGTMSDRLGRKPTLLLGLVIFLVGSIICAVSTDIYTLMIGRFLQGAGAIGAVIPAMISDLVHEEQRGKAMALMGGTIAISFAAAMALGPVIAAQAGFASLFWITAALAIVSMVILFTKVPTPPRIRHIYHSKTTTRDILGDKNLLNMIIINGMQKGLMTVAFVLIPILLTQKGYGFEWDKAELWKVYLPALLAGLVAMGPAAVFGEKHNKPREIFLVSIVLFIVSFTLMGFATKGWEFVLGVVAFFIAFNMMEPLVQSMISKFARVHQKGAALGIANGFAYLMTFIGGAVAGLALQYGGRETFAAALVVVTTLWLLWTFKMANPHRYSHLFLPAGQVDMEKLNALEHEHIAEWYINETENVVAVKYRKDKVNEEEIKMKIVK; from the coding sequence GTGTTTAAAACGGTTTTACCCCTCTCGGCAATTCTCTCCCTGCGCTTTTTCGGTCTTTTTCTCGTCCTGCCGGTCCTCTCGGCCTATGCCCTTCATCTTGAAGGGGCTACCCCGTTTCTGATCGGGGTCATCGTCGGCGGATACGCCCTGACGCAGGCGATTTTCCAAATCCCTTTCGGGACAATGAGCGACCGGCTGGGACGCAAACCGACCCTTCTGCTGGGGCTGGTGATCTTTCTGGTCGGATCGATCATCTGTGCGGTCAGCACCGACATCTATACCCTGATGATCGGACGTTTTCTCCAGGGAGCGGGCGCGATCGGCGCGGTTATCCCCGCCATGATCAGCGACCTGGTACACGAAGAGCAGCGCGGGAAAGCGATGGCACTGATGGGGGGGACCATTGCGATCAGTTTTGCCGCGGCCATGGCGCTTGGACCCGTCATCGCCGCGCAGGCGGGGTTCGCCTCCCTTTTCTGGATCACGGCGGCCCTCGCGATCGTTTCGATGGTGATCCTCTTCACCAAGGTTCCCACACCGCCGCGCATACGCCATATCTATCACTCCAAAACGACGACGCGCGACATCCTCGGCGACAAGAATCTCCTCAATATGATCATTATCAACGGGATGCAAAAAGGGCTGATGACCGTCGCGTTCGTTCTGATCCCGATTCTCCTGACCCAGAAGGGCTACGGATTCGAATGGGACAAGGCCGAATTGTGGAAAGTCTATCTCCCGGCACTCTTGGCGGGTCTCGTGGCTATGGGACCTGCGGCGGTTTTCGGCGAAAAGCACAACAAACCCCGTGAAATCTTTCTGGTCTCGATCGTCTTGTTCATCGTTTCGTTCACCCTTATGGGATTCGCGACCAAAGGGTGGGAATTCGTTCTGGGCGTCGTGGCGTTTTTCATCGCCTTCAACATGATGGAACCGCTGGTGCAGTCGATGATCAGCAAATTTGCCCGCGTCCACCAAAAAGGGGCCGCACTGGGGATCGCCAACGGGTTTGCCTACCTGATGACGTTCATCGGGGGGGCGGTCGCGGGGCTCGCGCTGCAGTACGGCGGTCGCGAAACGTTTGCGGCGGCACTCGTCGTCGTCACGACGCTGTGGCTGCTGTGGACCTTTAAAATGGCCAATCCACACCGCTATTCACACCTTTTTCTCCCCGCCGGTCAGGTCGACATGGAGAAACTGAACGCGCTGGAGCATGAGCATATCGCCGAATGGTACATCAACGAAACCGAAAACGTCGTAGCGGTAAAATATCGCAAAGACAAGGTGAATGAAGAAGAGATTAAAATGAAGATCGTCAAATAA
- the rdgB gene encoding RdgB/HAM1 family non-canonical purine NTP pyrophosphatase produces the protein MKIVLATSNKGKVREIVELLHDREVFPYTDLMEGFEIVEDGETFAANALIKARAVYAALGDADAVVIADDSGISVDALGGEPGIYSARYGGENATDKDNLNKLVEALRAKGIGESKAHYTAAIAVVSREGERCVHGWMHGRVITAPRGENGFGYDPMFIPEGFGQTLGELPDDVKKGLSHRSQALSLAKILIDQIKFLRR, from the coding sequence ATGAAAATCGTTTTGGCTACCTCGAACAAAGGAAAAGTGCGCGAAATCGTCGAACTGCTGCACGATCGCGAAGTGTTCCCCTATACCGATCTCATGGAAGGGTTCGAGATCGTCGAGGACGGTGAAACGTTTGCCGCCAACGCCCTGATCAAGGCACGCGCGGTCTATGCGGCGCTGGGCGATGCAGACGCCGTCGTGATCGCGGACGACAGCGGGATCAGCGTCGATGCGCTGGGAGGGGAGCCGGGAATTTACAGTGCCCGCTACGGCGGCGAAAACGCCACGGACAAAGATAACCTGAACAAGCTGGTCGAAGCGCTCCGGGCCAAAGGGATCGGCGAATCCAAAGCCCACTACACCGCCGCCATCGCCGTCGTCTCCCGGGAGGGGGAGCGATGTGTGCACGGGTGGATGCACGGCCGCGTCATTACCGCGCCGCGGGGAGAGAACGGGTTCGGATACGATCCGATGTTTATCCCCGAAGGGTTCGGCCAAACGCTCGGCGAACTCCCCGATGACGTCAAGAAAGGGCTGTCACACCGCTCGCAGGCGCTTTCTTTGGCAAAGATCCTGATCGATCAGATCAAATTCCTGAGACGTTAG
- a CDS encoding undecaprenyl-diphosphate phosphatase, translated as MTLFDALLLGALEGVTEFLPISSTGHLILASHLLGLEQTNAHKAFEVSIQLGSILAVLFLYTQRLLQDRMLWFKIAVAFLPAGVLGFLFYKQIKALFGVETVSIMLVAGGIVFLIIEYLRRNEPIDAGKDVSELTFKEAFTIGIFQSLSMIPGTSRSGATLIGGLFMGLSRKSAAEFSFLLAIPTMVIATAYDLLKHRNEMVVEDWSMLSIAFITAFVFALATVKAFVTFVSRHTFVPFAIYRIVVGLVFFYLITELPA; from the coding sequence ATGACACTGTTTGACGCACTTTTGCTCGGAGCCCTCGAAGGGGTGACCGAGTTCCTTCCGATCTCTTCGACCGGACACCTGATCCTCGCTTCGCACCTGCTGGGTCTCGAGCAGACGAACGCCCATAAAGCGTTCGAAGTCTCGATTCAGCTGGGCAGCATCCTCGCCGTTTTATTCCTCTACACCCAGCGCCTCCTGCAAGACCGGATGCTCTGGTTCAAAATCGCCGTCGCGTTTTTACCCGCGGGGGTTTTGGGGTTTTTGTTCTACAAACAGATCAAGGCCCTTTTCGGGGTCGAAACGGTCAGTATCATGCTCGTTGCGGGGGGAATCGTCTTCCTGATCATCGAATACCTCCGCCGGAACGAACCGATCGATGCGGGAAAAGATGTCTCGGAACTCACCTTTAAAGAGGCGTTTACGATCGGGATTTTCCAGAGCCTTTCAATGATTCCCGGGACGAGCCGTTCGGGTGCCACCCTTATCGGCGGCCTTTTTATGGGGCTGAGCCGTAAAAGCGCGGCGGAGTTTTCGTTTTTGCTCGCGATCCCGACGATGGTGATCGCCACCGCCTACGACCTCCTCAAACACCGCAACGAAATGGTCGTCGAGGACTGGTCGATGCTCTCGATCGCGTTTATCACGGCGTTCGTCTTCGCACTGGCGACCGTCAAGGCGTTCGTCACCTTTGTCAGTCGCCACACCTTCGTCCCCTTTGCGATTTACCGGATCGTCGTCGGGTTGGTTTTCTTCTATCTGATTACGGAGCTTCCGGCCTAA
- a CDS encoding aminotransferase class V-fold PLP-dependent enzyme: MLLFTPGPTPVPESVRIAMAGETLHHRTPEFEAIFERTRALLFELMGMDEVLMLASSGTGAMEGAVINLAHSKLLSINSGKFGERFGKIALAHGIANVEIKHEWNTPASVEEVKAALAANPDIDAIAIQICESAGGLRHSVEEIAAAVKAHNPSIMVIADGITAVGVEKIDVSNIDCLISGSQKALMLPPGLAIMGLSNAAIEKIGAGKGYYFNLATEIKNQRKNTTAWTAATTLIIGLESVLNRIKAEGGLEKLYADTAARAKATRAAMEAIGLHLYPARPADSMTTVDDAEAKTIRSILKKELGVNVAGGQDHIKELIFRINHMGLIAPYEAAWVVNGVELALAKMGRRPYDGTANRVFNTVYFGL, from the coding sequence ATGTTACTTTTTACCCCCGGCCCAACCCCGGTACCCGAATCGGTACGTATCGCGATGGCGGGCGAAACGCTCCACCACCGAACCCCTGAATTCGAAGCGATTTTCGAACGCACCCGCGCACTGCTGTTCGAGCTTATGGGGATGGATGAGGTCTTGATGCTCGCTTCTTCGGGAACGGGCGCGATGGAGGGGGCCGTAATCAACCTGGCCCACTCCAAACTCCTCTCGATCAACTCCGGAAAATTCGGTGAGCGTTTCGGGAAAATTGCCCTCGCCCACGGGATTGCGAACGTCGAGATAAAACACGAATGGAATACCCCCGCGAGCGTCGAGGAAGTAAAAGCGGCACTCGCCGCCAACCCCGATATCGACGCCATCGCGATCCAGATCTGTGAGAGTGCGGGCGGTCTGCGCCACAGCGTCGAGGAGATCGCCGCGGCGGTCAAAGCACACAACCCTTCCATCATGGTGATTGCTGATGGCATCACGGCGGTCGGGGTTGAAAAAATCGACGTAAGCAATATCGACTGTCTCATCTCGGGCAGCCAGAAAGCGTTGATGCTCCCTCCGGGACTTGCCATCATGGGGCTCTCTAACGCCGCCATCGAAAAAATCGGTGCGGGCAAAGGGTACTACTTCAACCTCGCGACCGAGATCAAGAACCAGCGTAAGAATACCACCGCATGGACGGCGGCGACAACGCTGATTATCGGGCTCGAAAGCGTCCTCAACCGTATCAAGGCCGAGGGGGGACTAGAGAAGCTTTACGCCGATACCGCCGCACGCGCGAAAGCGACCCGCGCCGCGATGGAAGCGATCGGGCTGCATCTGTACCCCGCACGTCCGGCCGATTCGATGACGACGGTGGACGATGCGGAGGCCAAAACGATCCGCTCGATCCTCAAAAAAGAGCTCGGGGTCAACGTAGCGGGCGGACAGGACCATATCAAGGAACTGATTTTCCGTATCAACCACATGGGGCTGATCGCCCCGTACGAAGCGGCATGGGTCGTCAACGGCGTGGAACTTGCACTGGCCAAAATGGGCCGCCGCCCTTATGACGGAACGGCCAACCGTGTTTTCAATACCGTTTACTTCGGGCTCTGA
- a CDS encoding ATP phosphoribosyltransferase regulatory subunit, giving the protein MVFEHEIPEGSKLYFAGTAKTKRRIENTASEVLSEAGFEEILTPLFSYHQHMSVCDQRELIRVNDSENHPISLRADSTIDVVRIVNKRLGGNTEHKKWFYIQPVYRYPANEQYQVGVEIIGEPNLSAALTQATRIVKKLGIAPLLQISNINIPRILSETLELELDDFRHVNIEKFLALKIEWLTRLVYLQHPDEIDAVVAIVPDAIKAELLKIKELCAELDYPNVVVAPLYYAKMLYYDELFFRVIEKNETYAMGGRYKSDETVSVGFAIYTDALIDALHQ; this is encoded by the coding sequence ATGGTTTTTGAACACGAAATCCCCGAAGGCTCGAAGCTCTATTTCGCCGGCACGGCCAAAACGAAGCGCCGTATCGAAAATACCGCCAGCGAAGTACTCAGCGAAGCGGGGTTTGAAGAGATCCTTACCCCGTTGTTTTCATATCATCAGCACATGAGTGTCTGCGATCAGCGCGAGTTGATCCGGGTCAATGACAGCGAGAATCATCCGATCAGCCTGCGGGCCGATTCCACGATCGACGTCGTTCGGATCGTCAACAAACGCCTGGGCGGCAACACCGAGCATAAAAAATGGTTTTACATCCAGCCGGTCTACCGCTATCCGGCCAATGAGCAGTATCAGGTCGGGGTCGAGATCATCGGCGAACCGAACCTTTCCGCTGCACTGACGCAGGCGACGCGGATTGTGAAAAAACTGGGCATCGCACCGCTGTTGCAGATTTCGAACATCAATATTCCGCGTATTCTTTCGGAGACGCTCGAACTGGAACTCGATGATTTCCGCCACGTCAACATCGAAAAGTTTCTCGCTCTGAAAATCGAATGGCTGACGCGCCTGGTTTATCTCCAGCACCCCGACGAAATCGATGCGGTTGTCGCAATCGTTCCCGACGCGATCAAAGCGGAGTTGCTCAAAATCAAGGAACTGTGCGCGGAGCTTGATTATCCCAACGTCGTCGTGGCGCCGTTGTATTACGCCAAAATGCTTTATTACGACGAGCTTTTTTTCCGGGTTATCGAAAAAAATGAAACGTATGCCATGGGCGGGCGCTACAAAAGCGACGAAACCGTTTCGGTCGGTTTTGCCATTTACACCGATGCGTTGATCGACGCATTACACCAATAA